Proteins encoded in a region of the Zea mays cultivar B73 chromosome 2, Zm-B73-REFERENCE-NAM-5.0, whole genome shotgun sequence genome:
- the LOC100276205 gene encoding uncharacterized protein isoform X1, which yields MDLGLSVAGRTGSGGGRGGWRGSGGGASAAAWTRLVSSGVEDELVAASGGGGGGGGGRAGARAGGLPLGHFLEACFLCRKPLPSNRDIFIGDIPFCTEDCRREQIEMDEEMERKESKPKNVAPRGAPSPKDVDSPPRPPKARAGSILAG from the exons ATGGACTTGGGCCTCAGCGTCGCGGGTAGGACCGGCAGCGGAGGAGGAAGAGGGGGCTGGAGAGGGAGCGGGGGCGGCGCGTCCGCGGCGGCGTGGACCCGGCTCGTCAGCTCTGGCGTGGAGGACGAGCTGGTGGCCGCgtcgggaggaggaggaggaggaggtggtggacGCGCTGGGGCGAGAGCCGGAGGCCTGCCGCTGGGCCACTTTTTGGAGGCCTGCTTCCTCTGCCGGAAGCCCCTCCCCAGCAACCGCGACATATTTAT AGGTGACATCCCGTTCTGCACCGAGGATTGCAGGAGGGAGCAGATCGAAATGGACGAGGAGATGGAGCGGAAGGAGAGCAAACCCAAGAACGTGGCGCCGAGAGGAGCTCCATCCCCCAAGGACGTGGACTCCCCGCCGAGGCCTCCCAAGGCCCGGGCCGGGTCAATCCTTGCCGGCTAA
- the LOC100276205 gene encoding uncharacterized protein LOC100276205: MDLGLSVAGRTGSGGGRGGWRGSGGGASAAAWTRLVSSGVEDELVAASGGGGGGGGGRAGARAGGLPLGHFLEACFLCRKPLPSNRDIFMYRGDIPFCTEDCRREQIEMDEEMERKESKPKNVAPRGAPSPKDVDSPPRPPKARAGSILAG; this comes from the exons ATGGACTTGGGCCTCAGCGTCGCGGGTAGGACCGGCAGCGGAGGAGGAAGAGGGGGCTGGAGAGGGAGCGGGGGCGGCGCGTCCGCGGCGGCGTGGACCCGGCTCGTCAGCTCTGGCGTGGAGGACGAGCTGGTGGCCGCgtcgggaggaggaggaggaggaggtggtggacGCGCTGGGGCGAGAGCCGGAGGCCTGCCGCTGGGCCACTTTTTGGAGGCCTGCTTCCTCTGCCGGAAGCCCCTCCCCAGCAACCGCGACATATTTATGTACAG AGGTGACATCCCGTTCTGCACCGAGGATTGCAGGAGGGAGCAGATCGAAATGGACGAGGAGATGGAGCGGAAGGAGAGCAAACCCAAGAACGTGGCGCCGAGAGGAGCTCCATCCCCCAAGGACGTGGACTCCCCGCCGAGGCCTCCCAAGGCCCGGGCCGGGTCAATCCTTGCCGGCTAA
- the LOC103646018 gene encoding uncharacterized protein At4g15970 gives MARPARKALIGAPSAARSRGLRRHAFPRSAVALFLALLVALSLAVLYRAAVSRSLGTSWSWGWDSLALPSFATSQEEEGAEGDDLDSEDLKLERVLKKASMRDNTVILTTLNAAWASPGSLIDLFIDSFRSGVRTNLLLKHLVIVAFDWKAYEECVKIHPYCFALGTDGVDFSEEKRFLTSGYLEMMWRRLDFLRLVLEKGYNFIFSDADIMWFRNPFPHFYPDVDFQIACDHYVRNATDLRNIANGGFSYVKSNERSIEFYSFWYSSRLRYPGYHDQDVFNAIKHDPYIVHIGLTFKFLSTKYFGGFCEPSRDLNEVCTMHANCCIGLQSKIHDLKIMMEDWRSYLSLPPNLKRLQISTWRVPQNCSLAWSRH, from the exons ATGGCCAGGCCAGCACGCAAAGCCCTGATAGGCGCGCcctccgccgcgcgctcgcgcggccTACGGAGGCACGCGTTTCCAAGATCTGCTGTCGCTCTCTTCCTCGCCCTCCTCGTCGCGCTGTCCTTGGCGGTGCTATACCGTGCCGCCGTCTCGCGCTCGCTGGGGACGTCCTGGTCCTGGGGGTGGGACTCGCTGGCGCTGCCCTCGTTCGCCACATCCCAGGAGGAGGAGGGCGCGGAAGGCGACGATCTG GACAGTGAAGATCTCAAACTTGAGCGAGTCCTAAAGAAGGCTTCAATGCGAGACAATACAGTTATCTTGACTACACTTAATGCTGCATGGGCTTCTCCTGGGTCATTGATAGACCTTTTCATCGATAGCTTCCGTTCTGGTGTTAGAACAAATTTGCTGTTGAAACACCTTGTAATTGTAGCATTTGATTGGAAAGCATATGAGGAATGTGTTAAAATCCATCCCTATTGCTTTGCTCTGGGAACCGATGGTGTGGATTTCTCTGAAGAGAAGAGGTTCCTGACTTCTGGATATCTCGAGATGATGTGGAGAAGGCTAGATTTCCTGCGGCTGGTTCTTGAGAAAGGTTACAACTTCATATTCTCG GATGCAGACATTATGTGGTTTCGCAATCCATTCCCACATTTCTATCCCGATGTAGACTTTCAGATTGCATGTGATCACTATGTCAGGAATGCAACCGACTTGAGAAATATTGCTAATGGAGGCTTCAGCTATGTGAAATCAAATGAGCGTAGCATAGAGTTTTACAGTTTCTGGTATTCGTCAAGATTGAGGtatcctggctaccatgatcaggATGTATTCAATGCTATAAAGCATGATCCTTACATTGTACACATTGGATTGACATTTAAGTTTCTGAGTACAAAGTACTTTGGAGGGTTCTGTGAACCAAGCAGAGATCTGAACGAAGTCTGCACTATGCATGCTAACTGTTGCATTGGGCTGCAAAGCAAGATTCATGATCTGAAGATTATGATGGAGGATTGGAGGAGTTATTTGTCCTTGCCTCCAAATTTGAAAAGATTGCAAATATCTACTTGGCGGGTACCACAAAATTGCAG CCTTGCATGGTCGCGCCATTAA